In Clavibacter michiganensis subsp. tessellarius, the following are encoded in one genomic region:
- a CDS encoding fluoride efflux transporter FluC: MNVLIPIVVAVAGGVGAALRFFLDGAINRTRQYRLPVGTLTINITGSLLLGLLTGAATHLGATAVAVLGTGLMGGYTTFSTASYETIRLARTGRVLTAAGYGFGMLITSVASAIAGIALGTHL; this comes from the coding sequence ATGAACGTACTCATCCCGATCGTGGTCGCCGTGGCCGGAGGCGTCGGCGCCGCCTTGCGGTTCTTCCTCGACGGAGCGATCAACCGAACTCGCCAGTACCGGCTCCCGGTGGGGACACTGACGATCAACATCACCGGCTCATTGCTACTCGGCCTACTCACCGGCGCAGCGACCCATCTCGGCGCCACAGCCGTCGCGGTCCTCGGCACCGGCCTCATGGGCGGATACACCACCTTCAGCACCGCCAGCTACGAGACGATCCGCCTCGCCCGCACCGGGCGGGTGCTCACAGCAGCCGGCTACGGCTTCGGAATGCTCATCACCTCCGTCGCCTCCGCGATCGCCGGCATCGCTCTCGGCACACACCTCTGA
- a CDS encoding inorganic diphosphatase, with the protein MHFDITIEIPRGSGNKYEIDHATGRIRLDRAVFTSMVFPQDYGSIDDTLGDDGDPLDALVLLPRPTFPGVVIDVRPVGMLRMVDENGGDDKILTVPYGDPRFADIHDIADVPDTTLQEIEHFFSHYKETEHGKHVTTAGWTSVTDAEALIRTAQQRFPRHR; encoded by the coding sequence ATGCACTTCGACATCACCATCGAGATCCCCCGCGGCAGCGGCAACAAGTACGAGATCGATCACGCGACCGGGCGGATCCGCCTGGACCGAGCCGTGTTCACCAGCATGGTGTTCCCGCAGGACTACGGCAGCATCGATGACACCCTCGGCGACGACGGTGATCCTCTGGACGCGCTCGTGCTCCTGCCCCGCCCGACCTTCCCCGGTGTCGTCATCGACGTGCGTCCTGTCGGAATGCTCCGCATGGTCGACGAGAACGGCGGCGACGACAAGATCCTCACCGTCCCCTACGGTGACCCCCGCTTCGCGGACATCCACGACATCGCCGACGTCCCGGACACGACCCTGCAGGAGATCGAGCACTTCTTCTCCCACTACAAGGAGACCGAGCACGGCAAGCACGTGACCACCGCCGGGTGGACCTCTGTCACTGACGCGGAGGCCCTCATCCGCACAGCCCAGCAGCGCTTTCCCCGCCACCGCTGA
- the eno gene encoding phosphopyruvate hydratase: MNEYISNTHHASRHTGEYVTRTLHPVTITDLRASRILDSRGYPTVRVHLTLTDGTTVTGDAPAGASTGAHEAVELRDGGDAYAGRDVSQALLMTAAEVAPLITGRSWVSITELDAALAALDGTAGYSRLGANTVVATSIAMSRAFAAAAGLPLWRWIADVTGSTPRLPVPHFNVLNGGAHAANALDFQEFMIAPVSATSMVDAVRVGSDVYHALSGIVRERFGAVGLGDEGGFAPAITSPEEALDLLVDAIRISGHDAGVNAMAIALDPAANEFALGDGTYRIVDQHLDRDGLVAYYERLVGTYPIRSIEDGFSEDDHAGWKAMNTALGSRLQIVGDDLYVTDPQRIRDGGRDGLSNAALIKPNQIGTVSQTLDAIRTARELGMRSMVSHRSGETTDAFIADLVVGTGTGQIKSGAPARGERVAKYNRLTEIEETAHDLPYGLA; this comes from the coding sequence ATGAACGAGTACATCAGCAACACGCACCACGCATCACGGCACACAGGCGAGTACGTCACCCGCACCCTGCACCCGGTCACCATCACGGACCTCCGCGCGTCCCGCATCCTCGACTCCCGCGGCTACCCGACGGTCCGCGTGCACCTCACGCTCACCGACGGGACCACCGTCACCGGTGACGCCCCGGCGGGAGCATCGACCGGTGCACACGAAGCCGTCGAGCTCCGCGACGGCGGCGACGCCTACGCTGGCCGCGACGTCTCCCAGGCCCTGCTCATGACGGCCGCGGAGGTCGCCCCGCTGATCACCGGCAGGAGCTGGGTGTCGATCACCGAGCTCGACGCCGCCCTGGCCGCACTCGACGGCACCGCCGGGTACTCGCGGTTGGGAGCGAACACCGTGGTCGCGACCTCCATCGCCATGTCGCGCGCGTTCGCCGCCGCCGCTGGACTGCCGCTGTGGCGGTGGATCGCTGACGTCACCGGCAGCACGCCGCGCCTCCCCGTACCGCACTTCAACGTCCTCAACGGCGGCGCTCACGCTGCGAACGCGCTCGACTTCCAGGAGTTCATGATCGCGCCCGTCTCCGCGACCAGCATGGTCGACGCCGTCCGCGTGGGGTCGGACGTCTACCACGCCCTCTCTGGCATCGTGCGGGAACGCTTCGGCGCGGTCGGACTCGGCGACGAGGGCGGTTTCGCACCGGCGATCACATCCCCGGAGGAGGCCCTGGATCTACTGGTCGACGCCATCCGCATTTCCGGACACGACGCGGGCGTGAACGCGATGGCTATCGCACTCGACCCCGCAGCGAACGAGTTCGCGCTCGGCGACGGCACGTACCGGATCGTCGATCAGCACCTGGACCGTGACGGCCTCGTCGCGTACTACGAGCGCCTCGTCGGCACCTACCCGATCCGCAGCATCGAGGACGGCTTCTCGGAGGACGACCATGCCGGGTGGAAGGCCATGAACACCGCTCTGGGCTCTCGTCTGCAGATCGTCGGCGACGACCTCTACGTCACAGACCCCCAGCGCATTCGCGACGGGGGCCGGGATGGCCTGTCCAACGCCGCCCTGATCAAGCCCAACCAGATCGGCACCGTGTCGCAGACCTTGGACGCGATTCGCACGGCCCGCGAGCTGGGTATGCGCAGCATGGTCTCGCACCGCTCCGGAGAGACCACGGACGCGTTCATCGCGGACCTCGTCGTCGGAACCGGCACTGGGCAGATCAAGTCCGGAGCCCCCGCACGAGGCGAGCGCGTGGCGAAGTACAACCGGCTCACCGAGATCGAAGAGACCGCACACGACCTGCCGTACGGGCTGGCATGA
- the ilvD gene encoding dihydroxy-acid dehydratase has translation MKPRSWAVTHGIEATPSRGMLRAVGMGDEDWDKPQIGIASSWNEITPCNLSLDRLAQGAKEGVHRGGGYPLQFGTISVSDGISMGHEGMHFSLVSREVIADSVEVVVSAERLDGTVLLAGCDKSLPGMLMAAARLDLASVFLYAGSVLPGYVQHADGTGREVTIVDAFEGVGACAAGTMTEEELKKIECASVPGEGACGGMFTANTMACMAEALGMSLPGSAAPPSADRRRDQYAHRSGEAVVEMIRMGITARHILTREAFENAIAVAMALGGSTNVVLHLLAIAHEAEVELTLDDFDRIGSKVPHLADMKPFGRFVMRDVDRRGGVPVIMKALLDAGLLHGDCLTVTGKTVAENLAEIDPPEPDGEVFHRLDDPLHATGGLTILRGSLATDGAVVKTAGFDATSFEGSARVFDRERAALDALTEGRIRPGDVVVIRYEGPKGGPGMREMLAITAAIKGAGLGKDVLLLTDGRFSGGTTGLCIGHVAPEAADGGVIAFVCDEDRIRVDIPTRRVDLLVDEEELERRRQGWVPLPVRYTRGVLAKYTRLVGSAAIGAVTG, from the coding sequence ATGAAGCCACGGAGCTGGGCTGTGACGCACGGGATCGAGGCGACGCCGTCCCGCGGCATGCTGCGGGCCGTCGGCATGGGCGACGAGGACTGGGACAAGCCGCAGATCGGCATCGCCTCGTCGTGGAACGAGATCACGCCGTGCAACCTGTCCCTGGACCGTCTCGCCCAGGGAGCGAAGGAGGGTGTCCATCGAGGTGGCGGCTACCCGCTGCAGTTCGGCACGATCTCCGTCTCGGACGGGATCTCGATGGGCCATGAGGGCATGCACTTCTCCCTCGTGTCTCGGGAGGTGATCGCCGACAGCGTCGAGGTCGTCGTCAGCGCTGAGCGGTTGGACGGCACCGTCCTGCTCGCCGGATGCGACAAGTCCCTCCCAGGGATGCTCATGGCAGCCGCGCGACTCGACCTCGCGAGCGTGTTCCTCTACGCAGGATCCGTCCTACCCGGATACGTGCAGCACGCCGACGGGACGGGCAGGGAGGTCACCATCGTCGACGCGTTCGAAGGCGTCGGCGCCTGTGCTGCCGGAACCATGACCGAGGAAGAGCTGAAGAAGATCGAGTGCGCGTCCGTCCCCGGGGAAGGCGCATGCGGGGGCATGTTCACCGCGAACACCATGGCCTGCATGGCCGAGGCGCTGGGCATGTCGCTACCCGGATCCGCGGCGCCACCGAGCGCCGACCGCCGTCGCGACCAGTACGCGCACCGATCAGGTGAAGCGGTCGTGGAGATGATCCGGATGGGGATCACCGCACGTCACATCCTCACCAGAGAGGCATTCGAGAACGCCATCGCCGTCGCCATGGCACTCGGAGGGTCGACCAACGTGGTGCTCCACCTGCTGGCGATCGCGCACGAGGCTGAGGTCGAGCTCACCCTCGACGACTTCGACCGGATCGGATCCAAGGTCCCGCACCTGGCCGACATGAAGCCCTTCGGGCGCTTCGTGATGCGCGACGTAGACCGTCGAGGCGGTGTCCCCGTCATCATGAAGGCGCTGCTGGACGCCGGCCTGCTCCACGGCGACTGCCTGACGGTCACAGGCAAGACCGTCGCAGAGAACCTCGCGGAGATCGACCCACCCGAGCCCGACGGGGAGGTGTTCCACCGCCTCGACGATCCCCTCCACGCCACCGGCGGACTCACGATCCTCCGAGGGTCGCTTGCGACCGACGGCGCTGTTGTGAAGACAGCCGGCTTCGACGCCACCTCGTTCGAGGGATCCGCGCGAGTCTTCGATCGCGAGCGCGCCGCACTGGACGCGCTAACCGAAGGCCGCATCCGCCCGGGCGACGTCGTCGTGATCCGCTACGAAGGCCCCAAGGGCGGACCAGGCATGCGCGAAATGCTCGCCATCACGGCCGCCATCAAGGGCGCGGGATTGGGAAAGGACGTCCTCCTTCTCACCGACGGGCGGTTCTCCGGCGGCACCACCGGCTTGTGCATCGGCCACGTCGCCCCGGAAGCCGCAGACGGCGGCGTCATCGCGTTCGTGTGCGACGAGGACCGGATCCGCGTCGACATCCCCACCCGACGCGTCGACCTCCTCGTCGACGAGGAAGAGCTGGAGCGACGCCGACAGGGCTGGGTACCTCTGCCTGTTCGGTACACACGGGGAGTGCTCGCCAAGTACACGCGCCTCGTCGGATCGGCCGCCATCGGAGCGGTCACCGGGTAG